The following are encoded in a window of Corythoichthys intestinalis isolate RoL2023-P3 chromosome 8, ASM3026506v1, whole genome shotgun sequence genomic DNA:
- the LOC130919963 gene encoding arachidonate 12-lipoxygenase, 12R-type-like, whose product MVDYEVTVYTGDRINATTVNPVHIKLVGTDGESDRTWLKSLIIFRGAVSTYTVSCPKSLGQLVLIELDKRRFLILPGDAWFPNKVEVKSPENNIYTFPIYCWINDEETHRFREGKALRIFDESNSLGQYSREQELSQRSVDYGWDLYAPGVPYTIKADGPLSLPDKVQFSFTKSTEFAFTATTGLVELQIKGLADNQENWENLDDINDVFHNKDTPLSDYVEEHWEEDWLFAYQYLNGTHPTLIQRCKTLPDNFPVTDDMISMPDGSNLTQELNQGNIYLCNYKNLDGMTANTVQGVQQYLMAPLVLLHKRPDDKLMPIAIQLKQTPAEDNPIFLPTDSKYDWLTAKIFVRSADFSEHQLNAHLLRTHLLAEVFAVSLLRNLPMVHPLHKLLVPHTRYTLQINELARERLIGPTGVFTLFAATGGETLLKVLARSLSAITYRSLCIPEDIADRDMQDVPNFYYRDDGLQLWNIMFKFVQGIIQYYYKSDNEVQRDSELQTWVGDIFEHGFLSHPQSGIPQSFTTVPELIKFATMVMFTSSCQHAAVNSGQYDYGGWMPNCPPTLQRPPPTKKGTTSEATMLQTLPPINVTAQGMATVWLLSRQSSDFVPLGHYPEDHFSEEIPCKLQKDFKAELDMLSNAINDRNKDLEIPYTYLDPKNVENSVAI is encoded by the exons ATGGTAGACTATGAGGTCACCGTCTACACTGGTGATCGAATTAATGCTACCACCGTGAACCCCGTGCACATTAAGTTGGTGGGTACAGATGGCGAGAGTGACCGCACGTGGCTGAAATCTTTGATCATCTTCAGAGGAGCG GTGTCTACTTATACCGTTTCCTGCCCAAAATCCCTTGGACAGCTGGTTCTGATAGAACTAGACAAACGAAGATTCCTGATTCTTCCTGGCGATGCTTGGTTCCCTAACAAGGTAGAGGTCAAATCACCCGAGAACAACATCTACACCTTTCCTATTTACTGCTGGATCAATGACGAGGAGACTCATCGCTTCAGAGAGGGAAAAG CTTTGAGGATCTTCGATGAAAGCAACTCTCTCGGTCAGTACTCAAGGGAGCAAGAGCTGAGCCAGCGAAGCGTAGACTATGG CTGGGATCTGTATGCCCCAGGTGTGCCCTACACCATTAAGGCAGATGGTCCTTTGAGCTTGCCGGATAAGGTCCAGTTTTCCTTTACCAAGAGTACTGAGTTTGCATTCACAGCGACTACAGG GTTGGTTGAGCTTCAGATAAAGGGACTAGCTGACAACCAGGAAAACTGGGAAAATCTTGATGATATCAATGATGTGTTCCACAACAAAGACACCCCCTTATCAG attacgtCGAGGAACACTGGGAGGAAGATTGGTTATTTGCATACCAATATCTAAATGGCACTCATCCCACACTGATTCAACGTTGCAAAACTCTGCCTGATAACTTCCCTGTGACTGATGACATGATCTCCATGCCTGATGGTTCCAACTTGACTCAGGAGTTGAAC CAAGGCAACATATACCTCTGTAACTACAAGAACCTGGATGGAATGACCGCAAACACGGTCCAAGGAGTTCAGCAGTACTTGATGGCGCCCCTAGTTCTACTTCACAAAAGACCTGATGACAAGCTGATGCCTATAGCAATTCAG CTGAAGCAGACTCCGGCAGAGGACAACCCAATTTTTCTCCCAACTGACTCCAAGTACGACTGGCTGACGGCTAAGATTTTTGTGAGAAGTGCCGATTTCTCAGAACACCAACTCAATGCACATTTGCTGCGCACTCATCTACTGGCCGAAGTTTTTGCAGTGTCACTGCTACGCAATCTGCCCATGGTGCATCCCTTGCACAAG CTCCTCGTACCCCACACACGCTATACTCTGCAGATAAACGAATTAGCTAGAGAACGGCTAATTGGACCAACTGGAGTCTTCACGCTG TTTGCAGCCACTGGTGGAGAAACGTTGCTAAAAGTCTTGGCGCGATCACTGTCCGCAATCACTTACAGGTCTCTTTGCATCCCTGAAGACATAGCTGATCGTGACATGCAGGACGTGCCAAACTTCTACTACAGGGATGATGGACTCCAACTGTGGAACATCATGTTCAA ATTTGTGCAGGGCATTATACAGTACTACTACAAAAGTGACAACGAGGTCCAGCGAGACTCAGAGCTGCAGACGTGGGTAGGGGACATTTTCGAACACGGATTCCTTTCTCACCCGCAATCAG GAATCCCTCAGAGTTTCACCACTGTGCCAGAGCTGATCAAGTTTGCCACCATGGTGATGTTCACTAGCTCATGCCAGCATGCAGCTGTAAACAGCGGACAG TACGACTACGGTGGCTGGATGCCAAACTGCCCCCCCACTTTGCagcgtcctcctccgaccaaaaAGGGGACAACAAGCGAGGCCACAATGTTGCAGACATTGCCACCTATCAATGTGACAGCTCAGGGAATGGCCACAGTGTGGCTGCTAAGCAGGCAGTCCTCAGACTTT GTCCCTCTCGGACATTACCCAGAAGACCATTTCTCCGAAGAGATCCCCTGTAAGCTGCAAAAGGATTTCAAAGCTGAACTTGATATGCTGTCGAATGCAATAAACGACAGAAACAAAGACTTGGAAATCCCTTACACTTACCTGGATCCAAAGAACGTAGAGAACAGTGTGGCCATCTAA